In the genome of Bacteroidota bacterium, one region contains:
- a CDS encoding response regulator: MENNMNYNNTKQSKKTILITEDQDSNFLLLEVLLGIWGANTLRACNAQEAVDLCNENKKIDLVLMDIRLPDFSGLEATRLIKKVYPDLPIIAQTAYAISGDKEIALNAGCNEYITKPIRKDKLFELLERFLG; encoded by the coding sequence GGAAAATAATATGAATTACAATAACACTAAACAATCAAAAAAAACCATTCTCATAACCGAGGATCAGGATTCAAATTTTTTGTTGCTGGAAGTATTGTTGGGAATATGGGGGGCGAACACACTCAGAGCTTGCAATGCGCAGGAAGCAGTTGATTTATGCAACGAAAATAAAAAAATAGATTTGGTGCTAATGGATATCAGACTGCCTGATTTTAGCGGACTTGAGGCGACTAGACTGATTAAAAAAGTATATCCTGATTTGCCAATTATTGCACAAACGGCTTATGCAATTAGCGGTGACAAGGAAATAGCTTTGAATGCCGGCTGTAATGAATACATTACAAAACCAATTAGAAAGGATAAATTATTTGAGCTTCTTGAGCGATTTTTGGGGTAA